Sequence from the Carassius gibelio isolate Cgi1373 ecotype wild population from Czech Republic chromosome A7, carGib1.2-hapl.c, whole genome shotgun sequence genome:
TGGATGTGGATAAAATTATTTCTCACATGCATAAGTGTAAactgaaaccataaaaaaacattgtttttataaatgtgaaataatttgaaaattaacttaacagttaaaactgactaaataacTGACTAATTAACGACTTACTAAAATAGGTTGAATTTGACACACTGAAatgacaaaaaactaaaataaaataaattacatttatgtagATAAAAGCTTCCAAAAAAgagctaaaatgaaaatataaagtgTAAAAACTAATCccgtttatatatttaaaaatactgtaatagtatataaattatactaaaagaCACACAAtaccataaatgtaaatgtattaacaatttttttttactaaatttaaaataaacattattttaaatgttttattttaactttactcCGAGGcaccatttctcattttaattaagtttgaGTTGGTGTactgaaataactaaaactggaataaatttaataaaaacacaaaatagacatgaaacaaatacacaaaattactagaacttaaaaaaaaaaagtaaagtatgaATTAAAAACTATGATAGCTATAAAAATATAAGAACAGTCTCCAGTGTttggggtaatgcattacaagtaacgcaaattaatcaattacttttttcaagtaactagtaaagtaacgcgttactttttaatttacaagaaaatgtacattttttttttacgtaacaCCAGTTacgttactttgttttcccatttattgactgacaagtctcctgtccccatattgggagaaatgggaagtacagaggcgttgtgCGCTTCTCCTGCGATCTGTgcagacgtgaatttacttttccttcagtctgaggtttattcataacactttttggtgtgaaaggtttttatatttttataaatataacttcttttattaaaaataatcaagccctgcttatatttaaaaagtaacgtgAACGTCACGCAAAAGTAGCATAATTCgttactttccataaaaactaagtaacgtaattagttacttttttagggagtaacgcatTATTATaaagcattacttttaaaagtaactttccccaacactgataaTGACACTAAAAGAACACTGTCCCTAATAAATGATCTTGTTACTCTGAATGTTTGTAACGCGAGAATTTAGCATTATAAACATGAACTGAAGTTTGGTTTCATTTAGTTTCCATtcaacttgatgtactaaaataactacagctgaaataaaatgaacaaaatctaTGAAAAAATGACAACCCACCCAAAAATACTACAACTTTAACTTacgcagaaaatgtaaaaataaataaatatataccaaAAACTACATCTCAATGGTACTAAAATAACATATGTAATatgctaataatataataatatgtttttgtgGATACATAAGAAGAGCATAAAGTTCCTGATAAACTGAGAATATTATTAGTGCTTGATATTATTAGtgatattaatatagaaatatgTGCCATAATTGAAGATCATATCACATGGTCATTTTCTCTTTCCCTCTGTTCATCAGATTTTTGAGATGCTGGTCAGTTCTGGAGACAACGTCCTCCTCGACGCTCCCACATACTCAGGAACGCTGGCGGCCGTACgcaacacattttcaccatgttttataatttacttgtgatctctctttctctctctctctctctccctctctccctctccctctctctctctctctctctctctctctctctcgctctctctccctctccctctctctctctctctctctctctcgctctctctctctccctctccctctccctctctctctctctctctctctctctctctctatctctctctcgacccattaaatgtaaacattaactCTTTGATCACCAGCTGCAGCCGCTGGGCTGTAACCTCATTAACGTGCCGAGCGATCATCACGGGATGATCCCTGCAGACCTGAGGAAGATTCTGGGGCAGTGGGACCCCGCAGAGGCACAGAAACCAGGAAGCAGCATCCCGAGAGTCCTGTACACCATCCCGAACGGAGGCAATCCCACTGGAGCGTCCATGACCCATGAGAGGAAACAGGAAGTCTATGAGGCAAGCAGAGTTGCACACAACGTACATCTGGCCTAAATGCTCCCTGCACAACCTTACCAGTGTATTCAGATGTTTTGTGTGACATTTACTTGCTCTTTctattatgttatttaaaaaatatatataatattatactaaatatatatacataaaatattcagctttatttcagttgttGCCAATTGAAACAaaggtgaaataaaatacaaaaataaataataataataaaaattgttaatgaaaattagaaatgttgctttgacaactaactgaaataaagttgATGTACAAAAAttcctaaaaataaattaaaactatatagAAAACTTAATCCCCAAAATGAAAAAgattacaaaagcacaaaacgtattacttaaactaaaatcttaaaataaaacctaaactaaaatatTAGTGTATACTATactcatgtatgtgtgtatgtgtatataatatatatatatatgataaagaaaactgaaagtataatgaattaaaaatattaatatttgatatgcaattatataaataatactaaactaaaatgaaaatatacaaatgaaatctaattaaaaatattaatttactattCTAGTAATAGTTTACTAATCtactatattgtttttaatattatttttacatgtttaatgtaaaaaaaaaagacaactattAAAGTTTGTATTTAAAGTGTAAATATTGCTGTTTATTCTCAACCAATAGCGTGAGTTTAGGGGCGGGGCTGTTAGTTTTTCTCGACCAATGGCAGTTGACTAATGTCGCATGTGCTTACTATTGTGTTCTTAATTTGCAGCTTGCCAGGAAATATGATTTTCTTATCATTGAAGATGACCCATACTATTTCCTGCAGTTCCAAAAAGTAAGTTCCTCTGATTAATCGCTTTATTCATGGCGTCTGTTTGTATTGTGTGATTTATAATCATGTAGCAGTAGTCATACTGTGACCTCTCTGATAGCCTCTGAATTGCTGCTGTGATAAGATAACACTCAGTAATCCTCTCTTCTTCTGTTGCTCTGCTGTCCTCCAGCCGTGGGCTCCGACGTTTCTGTCCATGGACGTAGACGGCCGCGTCCTACGAACGGATTCCCTCTCTAAGATCCTGTCGTCGGGGTGGGTGTTTGTCAGCGGGACAGTGCTGTTCTTGTTACGAGACACACTCATGGTATTGACTCAAAGAGAAAAGTGTGGAAAAGCCTGTGTTTTCCTCAGGGAGTGAGAAAGTCTTGTGTAAGGGAAGTGTATGGAAACACCAGAGGTATACCCCAGAAACCCTGTCAGTTACTTCTGTCCTCTTATGTTATTACCACACTTTTTAACCATGGTAATACtaatgttttctttcattttatttatatattattatttttttggaaaatgacATTTGAATATAATTTGTGTACACTGTATGActgaatgatgtgtgtgtgtgtgtatatgtatatatatatatatatatatataaaatagttattaaaatagATCTGTATGAATTATTTGTAGGTATTAATGGTAGGTATTTAAAATGTGACAAATAACTACgtacaaaaaatgtatatctaatttaataactatatatatatatatatatatatatatgtgtgtgtgtgtgtgtgtgtgtgtgtgtgtgtgtgtgtgtgtaataaattaaatcattgaTATTCACAATGCAGTTATGCAGAATACAGTATATTGGTAtgttaaacatatatatttatttatttatataatcactaatcatttatattaatacatataatttataatattaatatattattcatttatatatatatatatatatatatatatatatatatatatatatatatatatatatatatatatatattattatcattttattcaatattaaatataattagatataattatttcattatactttaagaaattgtcatttttatttatattaatcatttatatatatatataaatataatttaataacattatctatatatagataattaaatatatatgtgtgtgtataaatatgtatttatatatatttatatttatatttatatatatatatatatatatatatatatatatatatatatatatatatatatatatatataatatatatatatacacatgcaataattttttttattttgaattaactatatatttataaataatttattatttagattaattattatgtaaattataattaaatataattttattcaatAGTTGTTATAttgtaccaaaaaataaaatcactcataaaacttatttttttattttattttttagctggaGTGTTTCTTGAATGATTTGTGTTTTTCCTGACAGCTTGCGGATAGGGTTCGTCACCGGACCGAAGCCTCTGGTGGAGCGAGTGGTGCTGCACATCCAGGCCTCCACGATGCACACCAGCACCTTCACACAGGTCGACGTCTCATTCATCGCTCATTCACTCTCCTGTCCTGAATCCGCTCTTCCTCGTTCCAGCTGTAATCCCTGAATCACAGGCCTTGTGTTCTGGTTTTAATGCACAGCTGCTAAACACGTGCAGTAAAAGCACAGAGATGTGTGTCTGCGTGTGGGACAGGCTCTTATGAGCAGGAGGAGGTGTGTTTGTACAGGACGCATGTTTCGGCTCCCAGCGGAGAGCAGATGAATTTGAACTTTGATTTTTCTCACAAGCGTGAATCTCAGGAGAAGAGATCAGCGAGGAAAAGATTCACAGACACACATTGTGTCTCTAGCATCTGAATCAAACTGAAGCTGAAGTacaataactgaataaataatgatactcaaagtttcagaaatgtttgtttttctcctctctcttgGTGTTTTCAGCTCATGGTCTCGCAGCTGCTTCATAACTGGGGTCCAGGTGGTTTTCTCAAGCACATTGACGGGTGAGATTTATGATTTTAACAAATCAGTCAAATAATTGTGTGTCGTTTTAGAAATTACCACAGGGTTCTGTGCTTAGTATAATTCAGTCGTTGTTGAGATGTGCATATGGCTGACATTTGTTTGGGCTCTTCCTCAGGGTGATTGACTTTTACAGATCTCAGAGGAACAGCATGCTCTCCTCCGCAGACAAATGGCTCAAAGGTTTGACTCGCATCTATTACTGACTCTAGTCTAGTATTTAAAgcagcagttcacccaaaaatgagaaatgctgggAAGGTACCCTCAGGTCAtcccagatgtagatgagtttgtttcttca
This genomic interval carries:
- the aadat gene encoding kynurenine/alpha-aminoadipate aminotransferase, mitochondrial: MNYARFLTAVSAARRPSPIRILTELQQRSPPSLISLAGGAPNPNTFPFQSATIKVKGGDALVLDEPLMKRALQYSGSYGIPELLSWMKDLQKSLHNPPTAGFSPERGQMEMCVTTGSQEGLCKIFEMLVSSGDNVLLDAPTYSGTLAALQPLGCNLINVPSDHHGMIPADLRKILGQWDPAEAQKPGSSIPRVLYTIPNGGNPTGASMTHERKQEVYELARKYDFLIIEDDPYYFLQFQKPWAPTFLSMDVDGRVLRTDSLSKILSSGLRIGFVTGPKPLVERVVLHIQASTMHTSTFTQLMVSQLLHNWGPGGFLKHIDGVIDFYRSQRNSMLSSADKWLKDVAEWHPPMAGMFLWIKLKGIKDTQQLIMERALEKEVLLVPGGVFNINSSDPCPYVRAAFSLSTPQQIDEAFRRLADLIKEAM